Proteins encoded by one window of Kribbella italica:
- a CDS encoding DUF2180 family protein — protein sequence MECHECQAAQQVSPASAICSHCGAAVCADHTVAISESLTCTRPIAQQITVTPPARRLLCPVCALARQAFSTCCSQAVPAGR from the coding sequence ATGGAGTGTCATGAGTGCCAGGCCGCGCAGCAAGTGAGCCCCGCCAGCGCCATCTGCAGCCATTGCGGCGCTGCCGTGTGTGCGGACCACACGGTGGCGATCTCCGAGAGCCTGACGTGCACCCGGCCGATCGCCCAGCAAATCACCGTCACTCCGCCGGCCCGTCGCCTCCTGTGCCCGGTGTGTGCGCTGGCACGACAGGCGTTCTCCACCTGCTGCTCCCAGGCCGTCCCCGCAGGGCGCTGA
- a CDS encoding ArsR/SmtB family transcription factor, with protein sequence MLISAEADLIRVLADPLRLRIVGLLAQETLCTTHLMTETGARQTNLSNHLRLLREAGVVETEPCGRFTYYKLRPEVLDSLASLFGGLAETARKTIADDRKRAC encoded by the coding sequence ATGCTGATATCAGCCGAAGCTGATCTGATTCGAGTACTGGCCGATCCGCTGCGACTTCGGATCGTCGGCCTGCTCGCGCAGGAGACGCTCTGCACGACGCACCTGATGACCGAGACGGGTGCGCGACAGACGAACCTGTCCAATCACCTGCGGCTGCTCCGCGAGGCCGGAGTGGTGGAGACCGAACCGTGCGGCCGCTTCACCTATTACAAGCTGCGCCCCGAGGTGCTCGACAGCCTCGCATCGCTGTTCGGCGGCCTGGCCGAGACCGCCCGGAAGACCATCGCCGACGATCGAAAGAGAGCGTGCTAG
- a CDS encoding arsenate reductase ArsC, whose protein sequence is MTEVPGYKREDLSIDQHLALRTAASRLGEQFTGIYGPETIERFLHSSYDQFATGSTVPNFLPLLAERFARQRLTALARVEGHHDDGRPVVLFLCVHNAGRSQMALGFFEHLVGDRAIAWSGGSEPGIEVNDAAVASMAERGIDISTEYPKPWTDEVVRAADVVISMGCGDACPIFPGKRYEDWVLDDPAGLDVAAIRPIRDEIERRVRQLLNEINVPAAAGRE, encoded by the coding sequence ATGACCGAAGTCCCCGGCTACAAACGCGAAGACCTCTCCATCGACCAGCACCTTGCCTTGCGTACGGCGGCCTCCCGGCTGGGGGAACAGTTCACCGGGATCTACGGACCGGAGACGATCGAGCGGTTCCTGCACTCCAGCTACGACCAGTTCGCGACCGGCAGCACCGTCCCGAACTTCCTTCCCCTGCTGGCCGAACGATTCGCCCGCCAGCGGCTGACCGCGCTGGCCAGAGTGGAAGGCCACCATGACGACGGCCGTCCGGTGGTGCTGTTCCTCTGCGTCCACAACGCCGGCCGGTCCCAGATGGCTCTCGGCTTCTTCGAGCACCTGGTCGGTGACCGTGCGATCGCCTGGTCGGGTGGCTCGGAGCCAGGGATCGAGGTGAACGACGCCGCCGTCGCATCGATGGCCGAGCGCGGGATCGACATCTCCACCGAGTACCCCAAGCCCTGGACCGACGAAGTAGTGCGCGCCGCGGACGTCGTGATCAGCATGGGATGCGGCGATGCCTGCCCGATCTTCCCCGGCAAGCGGTACGAGGACTGGGTACTCGACGACCCAGCCGGACTCGACGTCGCCGCCATCCGGCCGATCCGCGACGAGATCGAACGCCGGGTCCGTCAGTTGCTCAACGAGATCAACGTCCCGGCCGCGGCGGGTCGCGAGTGA
- a CDS encoding ArsR family transcriptional regulator, which produces MTATDSSVTIEAMNIEEKSRIKRARVHAALGDPARLAVVDTLMVGDAAPSELGALLEMPTNLVAHHLKVLEEADLVVRTRSEGDHRRTYVRLVPETLAIVTSPSLTEVPRVVFVCTHNSARSQLAAAIWARRSHVPVASAGTRPAERVHPRALKVARRHGLDTDAWRTAQVDDVVSSDDLVIAVCDIAYEDLPVEARPRVHWSVPDPAPTDTDAAFEAAYSELAGRIDRLAPLVSSTEAKRPRSKS; this is translated from the coding sequence TTGACAGCGACGGATAGCTCAGTGACTATTGAGGCAATGAACATTGAGGAGAAGTCCAGGATCAAGCGGGCGCGGGTACATGCCGCCCTCGGGGATCCCGCACGGCTGGCCGTCGTCGACACGTTGATGGTGGGAGACGCGGCCCCCAGTGAGCTGGGCGCGCTTCTCGAGATGCCGACCAATCTCGTCGCCCACCACCTGAAGGTCCTGGAAGAAGCCGACCTGGTGGTACGCACGCGATCCGAGGGAGACCACCGGCGCACCTACGTTCGGCTGGTCCCCGAGACGCTGGCGATCGTCACGAGCCCTTCACTGACCGAGGTGCCACGCGTGGTGTTCGTGTGTACGCACAACTCGGCGCGGTCGCAGTTGGCCGCGGCGATCTGGGCGCGGCGCAGTCATGTACCGGTGGCATCTGCCGGCACTCGGCCGGCAGAGCGGGTGCATCCGCGGGCGCTGAAGGTTGCTCGACGCCACGGTCTCGACACCGACGCGTGGCGGACGGCTCAGGTGGACGACGTCGTGAGCAGCGACGATCTGGTCATCGCCGTGTGCGACATCGCCTACGAGGACCTGCCGGTCGAGGCGCGGCCACGAGTGCACTGGTCGGTGCCCGATCCCGCACCGACCGACACCGATGCGGCCTTCGAGGCCGCCTACAGCGAACTCGCCGGCCGCATCGATCGGCTGGCGCCACTGGTCTCGTCCACCGAGGCGAAACGCCCGAGGAGCAAGTCATGA
- the arsB gene encoding ACR3 family arsenite efflux transporter, with the protein MTQTLNTADAKVVAKLSTLDRFLAVWILAAMAVGLTLGRVVGGLNDALAKLEVGGISLPIALGLLLMMYPVLAKVRYDKLDAVTADRRLMILSLVINWVLGPAVMFALAWIFLADLPEYRTGLIIVGLARCIAMVIIWNDLACGDREAAAVLVALNSVFQVVAFGLLGWFYLDLLPQWLGLGDGQGLDVPVWHIALNVVVFLGIPLAGGYLTRRVGEARLGRTGYEQKFLPRIGPWALYGLLFTIVILFALQGRTITSQPLDVARIALPLLVYFAVMWFGSFAIGKAAGLAYDRTATLAFTAAGNNFELAIAVAIATFGVTSGQALSGVVGPLIEVPVLVALVYVSLALRRSFRGDRQATPTSRES; encoded by the coding sequence GTGACGCAGACCCTCAACACAGCGGACGCGAAGGTCGTTGCGAAACTGTCGACGCTCGATCGCTTTCTGGCTGTGTGGATCTTGGCGGCGATGGCCGTCGGCTTGACGTTGGGCCGCGTCGTCGGCGGGTTGAACGACGCTCTCGCGAAGCTCGAGGTCGGTGGGATCTCGTTACCGATCGCCCTCGGGTTGTTGCTGATGATGTACCCGGTGCTGGCCAAGGTCCGCTACGACAAGCTCGACGCCGTCACGGCCGACAGGCGACTGATGATCCTGTCGCTGGTGATCAACTGGGTCCTCGGTCCGGCCGTCATGTTCGCTCTGGCCTGGATCTTCCTTGCCGATCTGCCCGAGTACCGCACCGGTCTGATCATCGTCGGTCTGGCGCGGTGCATCGCCATGGTCATCATCTGGAACGACCTCGCGTGCGGCGACCGCGAAGCCGCTGCTGTCCTGGTGGCCCTTAACTCGGTGTTCCAGGTGGTGGCCTTCGGCCTGCTCGGGTGGTTCTATCTCGATCTGCTGCCGCAGTGGCTCGGCCTCGGCGACGGCCAGGGCCTGGACGTTCCGGTCTGGCACATCGCCCTCAATGTCGTCGTGTTTCTCGGCATCCCGCTCGCGGGCGGCTACCTGACCCGCCGGGTCGGCGAGGCGCGGCTCGGCCGCACCGGCTACGAGCAGAAGTTCCTGCCGCGGATCGGCCCCTGGGCCCTCTACGGCCTGCTGTTCACGATCGTGATCCTCTTTGCGTTGCAGGGCAGGACGATCACCTCGCAGCCACTGGACGTCGCCCGGATCGCCCTGCCGTTGCTCGTGTACTTCGCGGTGATGTGGTTCGGCAGCTTCGCCATCGGTAAGGCAGCCGGCCTCGCCTACGACCGCACCGCCACGCTCGCCTTCACTGCCGCCGGCAACAACTTCGAGCTGGCCATCGCCGTCGCGATCGCAACCTTTGGCGTGACGTCCGGTCAGGCATTGTCGGGGGTGGTGGGTCCGCTCATCGAGGTGCCGGTACTTGTGGCCCTGGTTTACGTCTCCCTCGCTCTCCGCCGCTCGTTCCGCGGCGATCGGCAGGCCACCCCTACATCCCGGGAGAGCTGA
- a CDS encoding aquaporin → MNTIPLWRRSVAEGVGTGLLVTVVVGSGIAAAKLSPNDIGLQLLENAFATALGLAVLILMIGPVSGAHFNPVVSAVDWWIGRRSGAGLTPRDLAAYIPAQIIGAALGAVLANLMYAEAAVSWSTTDRSAGHLWLGEVVATAGLIVLIFALAASGRASVAPAAVGAYIGSAYWFTSSTSFANPAVSIGRAFSDTFAGIAPGSLPGFVIAQVIGAAAGVALLRLLYPTAGRAADDVVTPHTENPASTGVSP, encoded by the coding sequence GTGAACACCATCCCCTTGTGGCGACGCTCGGTCGCCGAAGGAGTCGGGACCGGACTGCTGGTGACCGTCGTGGTCGGGTCCGGCATCGCCGCCGCCAAGCTGTCGCCCAACGACATCGGGCTGCAACTCCTGGAGAACGCCTTCGCCACCGCACTGGGCCTCGCCGTCCTCATCCTGATGATCGGACCGGTGTCCGGCGCGCACTTCAACCCGGTCGTCTCGGCGGTCGACTGGTGGATCGGACGACGCAGCGGCGCCGGCCTCACACCGCGCGACCTGGCCGCCTACATCCCTGCGCAGATCATCGGCGCAGCACTCGGCGCCGTACTGGCCAATCTCATGTACGCCGAAGCGGCAGTGTCCTGGTCGACCACAGATCGCAGCGCGGGCCATCTTTGGCTCGGCGAGGTGGTTGCGACCGCGGGCCTGATCGTCTTGATCTTCGCCCTCGCGGCATCCGGGCGAGCCTCGGTCGCGCCCGCGGCCGTCGGCGCGTACATCGGCTCGGCGTACTGGTTCACCTCCTCGACCTCCTTCGCCAACCCGGCCGTCTCGATCGGCCGCGCCTTCAGCGACACCTTCGCCGGAATCGCACCGGGATCGCTGCCAGGCTTCGTGATCGCACAGGTGATCGGAGCCGCCGCCGGCGTAGCACTTCTCAGACTGCTCTACCCCACGGCCGGACGAGCGGCCGATGATGTTGTCACACCCCACACCGAAAACCCTGCGAGTACTGGAGTATCTCCGTGA